A region of the Pungitius pungitius chromosome 8, fPunPun2.1, whole genome shotgun sequence genome:
cagcagcagcagcagcaggcacaCAGGCGTTACTGCCTTCACCAAAGATGCTCAGCAGTAACGTGTACAAGCATTGATGTATAATCCTTTTAAATCTTTGTCAATGTCCATGTGACCCACCTCTGGTCTTGTGGGTTGAGACTGCTGAATGTCACACTGTTGATTGGATAATGTCTCCTGAAAAATAGCCTGTGGGCACAGTATTCTTTTTGGTTAGTCTTGTTTGTCTTTGGCATTTGCTTGAAGTATCTTTTCTAGAGGTTTTCTAGCTACCTGTGGTATACATACTGTGTCGCaccactgaaataaaaaaacgccGTAATGTTGTTAGGTAAGACATACCTTCTTTTACTGTCGGTTAGAGTGATGCCCTGAGAGGACACTTTAAAGTGGACCACCGTGGCCACTGGACGTGGACTCAGGGCCAACGTACACTTGGTTGCCTTTAAGATCGCCTCAGGTCCCGTTAACGACTCGGTTTCCAGGGAGTTCAGGTAGAGCACGTTGCAGGCTTGGTCATAAGGGGGGTGAGAACATATGGGTCGACATAAACAGGGGTTCTCTCATAACGTGGTGCGATGACAACGTGATGATTGAGTGATCTCTGCTGGTCAAATTTAAGAACTGCATTGCTCCTTTGTGAAAGTTCATTTAGGGGGAAAATCACCAATAACAGATAACCATGCACTACCTGCTCCTTGTTTGAGGAGGTCAGCCGCCGTGCTGGTGTTTGTTGCACTCTGCATCTCCTGAAGCTCCCCAACAAGATCTGAAATATATTCTTCAGTTACATAACGACACTGCAAAATGATTGAGGGTGCAGTCGGTAGCTGTTGTAATGGCCTCCCATTCGTTGAAGTGTTGTAGGTATTTTACCTTTATCTGGGACGCGAAGGGCGCATGGCAGAGATATGGGAGTAATCGAATGCTGGTACACCAGGGCAGATAAACTTCCTGAAACAAATACAGAGAGACAAAATAGATCAACAGATAGTAAAATCTCTTACTATAAGCTAATAGGCTTCATAGTGGAAATGGATTGCAGTCTTCCACAAAACTGACCAAAGTAGGACTCATTCTGACAGCCCTTGATCTTCACTCCACGTGGGCCAGTCTCGATGAGGAAGTGTCTCACTAGCTGCTCCACAGGGTCCCCTGAGAGGAGAGTAAGAAGTTAGGATGGTATGAATTCCGCatgtacaaaaaataaacaaaaaagggcACAATTTTGATATCTACAGTCTTGTCAAAccattatatacatatatatatatatataaacaaaagcATATACACAAGACTGGATGTTTTCTGTGATTTTGTACACTTATTTAAGTATAAAGTATATAAGTATATAATAAGtataatttaattaatcaaCTATTGAGGAACATAATACTTGACATTAGATTTCAatacgtgttttttttgttgtgaataCAATGTGACTTGAATGATAtcatgaaaaacacagaaaacctaTATCATAATAGGGAAATCACGGGTTTTAGCTACTACCAATTGCATGTTGGGTTCAAGTATCAAGTTTGAGAATTGCCAATGTGTCAGTACCAGGACCACAGATACCTTTGCTGACAGCCATGTTGGCGTTAGGAGGAGGTGTGGCCACTTTGAGGGCCAGACCGTAGGCGCCCTGGAAGGAGTTACTGTCTCTTATAAGGAAAGTCCCTGGTCCTTTATCCTTCAAAACAGCTATGGCTATGGTAGACAAGACACATTAGAGGGCAACAAGTGTTAAGTTTCACTAAAGTTTATGACTTGAATAGTACTAACTAGTACTAATAGTACACACATTGCATATCCGTCATCATCCTCACCTTGGTCTCTGGAGATGCCGGGCCTGTACCAGTACTTTGAGCTGTCCTGGACAAACTTAGCATTGACCCTTAtatctgcctcctcctccctacAGTTGTGGAGTGAAGATCCCCGTCTCTGGTCTCCCGAGGAAGGGCAGAAAGTAACGTGGTGCGTAGGGGAAGGAGCTGAGGAGACCCGCAGCAGAGCGTTGTGTCCGTTTAGGTATCCCGGCGTGGAGGAAAGCCGTTTCTTCTCTGGTAGCGGTGGCTGGGCGGCGGGGATGGTGATTGCTGTGTACCCAGTGTAGGGTACATGAGGGGCGTTTAGTAATGGGTAGTAATTGGAAGCCAAGGGGAAGGTTGGTGTTTGATATCCGTCAGAAACAGGTGACGGTGGTTTTGAGTCATTTGAACGGTCTCTTTCCGGAGTCAAACTTTCTCCTGCAGCGTCTGTGGCTGATGTGGAGCACTGGAGAGAAGCCTGAAGGTCCGGGGAGCCGATGGGAGAATGTGGGGAAGTGGTGGAAGGGTTAGAACTCGTACTACCAGAGGGTTTCATGGATGCACCTCTGCTGCAGTCAGACGAGCTGTCGCTAGAAAGGGCAGAGCCATTCAGTTGCACCTGGACTGGGGGGATGATGACAGAGGCATAGCTTGAGGTCTGTGATTGGCGAGATCCCTCTGCACTTCCTGGGATCTTGGCTTCTCCGAGTTCTCCATCAGAGCTCAAACTCTGCTCACTTGATGGTTTTGTGGAGTTTATGGACACGTTGGAACTTTGGGTTTGTGTCTCCCTTGGTATTGGTGTGATGGCTTGGTCACTATTTGCGCTGGACTCGAGATCTCTAGAAGGTTCATGATGTTGAGGAGGGATATCAGCTGTTACACTAAGGAAAAAAGGTTAAACGtttgggagaaaaaacaagataattatttacatatttgtatGTTTGTAATTCTATTCTGAGCTTCAGCTTCCACCCACctgtcttctgtgtgtgtggggctgctGCTGCCAATGATTGTGTAGTCATGATCAGAGTCCAGTCCAGGGGTGCTTGACTGGCCATTGGAGTCCAACCTACCTTCTGAACCCTGGGCATCCTCCACATCAGCCATGTGATCTTCAAGATATGAGATAAAACCAGATGAGATGAAGCAAAGACAATAATAGCAAGTAACAATCCCcactctatccatccatctcttcAGTCACCTTTGTGATGCTCAGAGTGCTGCTGGTCTGCAGATCCACAGGGAGTGTCAGGCAGCCTGCCTCTCACGGGAGAGGGGCTACTAGCGGGCAGAGGGGAGGTCGATCCAGAGTGGTACCCTGAGGCGTAACCCCGGCTCTCATGGCTCGCGGCTGGGGATGACTGGTAGGGAGAGCAGGGACAGGAGTGACGGGGCTGAGGAGGGGTGTGGTACCcactgctggctccatcccgcACATCTATCAGAGACTGGGGGCAAGGGTAGCCTTGATGAGGTCCGATGGCATATCTAGGCTCCATATTTGGACTCTGATCCAAAGTGGAGTGGCACACGCGAAATGCAGGCTCGGCGGGTTTGCACTGCCAGAACTCTGCCTCACTCGCGCTCTCCCATGGATTTTCACTTTCCCAAAGCGGAGGCGCCTCTCTTGTTCGTTGCATCCCGGCTCCTTGGGACCATTGTGGGTTTTCTGTTTGGTCCGGGTGCAATGGATGGAACGCTCGTACTGAGGCTGATTGGTGCTCTCGCCTGCTGGTGCAGTCTCGACAGGGGCATCCAGAGGACTGTGTTGGAGAGCTGAAAAACATTTCCCTGTAAGGGCTGGAGGGAAGTGACGGATGGGAGAGATGAGAGGCTGGATTGCGGTTGGAATAACGGAGGAGGTGACACTCTTCCCCAGTGCAGAGTCTGTTCAACCCTGGGAGGGTGTggctgtgtgggtgggtgtgatCAGGGTTGGAATAAGGATAGCAGGGCCTGAGAAGACAGGGCAGGGGAGGCGGTGGGGCTGGACGTTCCCATGGTAACTGTTGTAAAGGATGGACGCTGTGTCGATGGCAGATCTCTACATGAGTTGAATGAGGAGGCGGGGACACAGATTTGGTGGGCAAGGCTGGCAGAGTTTGGCTTTTTGGATTCTTTTTAGTGACATTGCAACGGCCGAGATAATGAGCATCAGAAAGGCAGGGttctcgctccctctcccgTCCGCCATCGCCACACTTTGCACCCGCTTGACCACAGCACGAGTGTTCTCGCCTCAGACCTGCAGGGATTGGCGGGTCTCCGTCATCTAAAAtcgctgtctctctgtctttctctttgcctcttcttttctccttggctccatctcccccaccccctctcatTGATGGTCGGTCAGTGTGTTCTCCATCTGGACGCATTGTTGTCAGAGAGGGTTGTTTGAGGTGATCAGAGGGGACCGAGGAGTGGCTCAAGTTGGGGTTGTTGGTGATGGGCTGGGGCTGACTGGGGGCCTGAGGCTTCACTGTTGGGCTGCTGGTGAGGCACCCGTTGGGTGATGCTGCTGAGGCAGTCGAGCCCGGCCCACGGCGCTTCCTCACCTGGGCATACAGGCTGCCGTCCAGAGGGCCTCTTGTATGAGAGATATCTGCCCAAAATAAGCAGGGGATGTGACGTCTGATAACTTAACAACAAGCCACACtttacacttgtgtgtgtgtgtgtgtttttgtttcttactttcaaTGCTGTCTTGGTGGTGCAGGTTGAAATTCTCGTAGGAATCCCATCTGACCACTGGCTCTGAGATGTTGTAGTCCACTTTGACAGAGGCATCATTCTTGCGGTACTCTTGACCTAGGGAATAAGACACTTCACAATGAAGCTGATTAACATGAGCAACAAAGAAAGATAAGCAATTAGAAATAATTGATAATATTCACCTTTAATTTTATCCGGCCCATTGGAGAAGATAAACTCAACTGTAGCATCTGGAGGGAACCTGTCATCTTCAGAATGCCAAGTATAAAGGCCGTGACTCAAATACTCAAGCCGTAACTACTCAGGCtaataaaaacattcacaagAAAGGGTTCCTAATATGTGAAGTGGGAACACCAAACTTAATAAATAAAGATCAGAACAGAGCATAGCACTCCGAATAATTGTATCTGAAATTAGTTTTTCTTAACTTTGATGCATGAGTATGGGTAGTGCTATTTATAAATTGTTTGCATGCGGCAGCATGTAGCACTTAGAGTATCTGTCAAGAGACTGCTGCTTATTGAGCAGTTTACAAGCTTTTCTGTCCCATCTAATCTGACACTGTCACTGCAtgtgtctcacacacgcacCATGATGGACTGAAAGATAAAGAGCTTTTGAATTAAACATAATTTCAATTAAAGCAATTGAAATATATAGCTTTGTGCAGCAATgcactggttatagttccaacAACCTCCAGCAGTGATGTATTCTGTAGTTTTCCTTTTGCACATGTAGCATAAAAACCCTtcaccactctctctctctgttccctcTTACTTTGTATTGGATTCATGACCGTCCAAAAACCGAAATAGCTTCTACTCTATATTTGATGAATTTCCTAAGGAACCGTTGAGCTTCTCTTAATACCTGTGCAGGCGAGGTCCAGTTCAGTTTTGCCAAACCACAGCTGGGCTCCGTGGACAGTACAGGTATGAAACTGGACTCTAAACACCACCTCCCTTTCTGCTGCTTGACTCCGACGATGGTAGCACTTCACCTGTAGAGGTATTTAGGTAAGAAAGCTATGCGCAATGGAGGCTTGTGTCATAtgaacccccccaaaacacagataTCTCAAAATGTGTTGCTTAAGTGGATTAAAAATAAGCAAGCACTTTTGAAAGCATAGGTTACAAAATGGATCAAAgattaacaattttttttactaCTGCTGTACGCAAAGATAGGGATTGGATttctaatttaaaaatgtaaggtTTCCAATTAGTGACACAGTGCACAATAAACTCAGCTCACCATAATGTCCCCCTTTAATAAAAGCGCTGGCTCCATAGTAACACACAGCTTCCTTGCCCTGGAGCTCTGAGGAtcactggaaacacacacacacgcacacacacacatgaatacacTGAATAAAAAAACGGCTACACCagctcaaacaaataaaaccagtCAAAACACGTTTCAGTTGGGTACAACAGTGGTAAGCAATATTTAACTTACATAAGCACAGATTGGCTTACACCTAAACACAGACAGCAGCCTGCATAGGCAACATCTGTCAGTTGGACAGGGAAAGGGAAACAGTCTGCCTGCAGGAGGTGAGATGAAAACGCAGTAACCGGACAACTGGCCTTGCACTTACTAGACCCCTGAGGTATAGACGAGCTGCAAGGACTGATAGATTTTCAGGAATGGATAGAAACCTGCAGATAGAGAAAGAAGTTAGTGAAAAATGAGTTTGCAGGCAAATGCTTTTTCCTTCAACATTGCTGAAAATTCCCACAACTGCAAGCTATTATGCAACGTTAGTTTGTGTAAAGCTGACCTCCCCCTGCCTGGAAGTTTGGTAGCGATGGAATGAGGATCTGGTGGAGGAACAGGGCACTGCTGTTCATTTTGATGGTGCCTGATAGCAACCCGCCAAAGTAATAGATGTACCTGAAATAGAGATGGGAGGAATTATGTTTATTAAAGCATTGAGCGACTGAGGCGAGCAGCAGGAAACACCAAGATCACCGAGTGTGTCCCACCTGTTCTGAGAGGGCTGTAGGGAAGAGGAGACTTTGTCTTCACAGAACTTTCTCATTGCTAGAGTGGTGAGAGCCTGGTCCGCTCTGTGGACAAAACCACAGTTGAATTAATAAAGGCTTTAATACAAATCTCTATAAGCAAAAATTAGGAAGTATTAGTGTCTCTGGAGGTAGTCTTGTTGGGGACTTTGCAGTTATTTTAATCTTTATTAAAGATTTATGGACATGGATATTTATGGGTATTTTGATTTTCTCAAGCTTAAGCTtgccaacaaaaacaacaacagtcacCTAGAGCGGTGAGGATTAAATGAATCAAGTAGTCATGTAACAGAAACTATTGACAACAAAGTTGATAATTAATTAACAATAACCAAGTTTTGAGTAAAAGTAATAAACACACAAGCAATGGTTTGGACTGATGTTGGGAAGAAATAGCAAACTATTCTATTATGTCAACAGGCTCTATGATGCTATTTTTTCAATATTGATTTATCACTTATaccaatatatatatgcacaacATTAAAGTCAGAAACTGGTTAAGAATTTTGACAATTTTTCATTACTGGAATGCAGATTTCATAACTGATGTTTACACATGCCGGTATAAGGAGATTGATGATCATGTAGTTTACCCAGCTGATATCTTGCTGTAGTGCATGTAGGCTGCCACAATGACCCCCGTCTTCCCTTTGTTTCCCTGTCAGAGCACAGATCAAAGTGATGAGGATTTGCTTTTCCCACTGTTTGGAATCATTTACAGCAAAGCAAGCAGATGTGGATTCACGCTGCACCCACCTTGCAGTGGAGGACCACCACATtgttggggtcagaggtcagccagGTCTCCATGGCTTTACAAACAGCACAAATCctgtcgagggggggggcatgaacaTCAGGCCAGCCGTAGTCCTGCACCTGAACcgcagaggaggaaagaaaactgAGACCAAGCTCCATTTTCCTGGAAAAAAGAGCTCACTTGTGTAATCTGTTAAGATGTTAATACTAGTACCTTTGGGTTAAGTCTGGTGATGTCATGTCTCTTCTCCGATAAATTCAGTAGCTGGAAAAGGTAGAGATGAATTAtttcacaaatatatttttacatatcACCCACAAAGTgaggaagaaatacagaaaagaaagataatATGTTGTTCAATACTCCCTATCACTGGAAAATAAGGAGTCAAAGCAATGAACtcaaagctttttcatttgttttaataaaacttATCTCCACCACAACAGCCTCCTTGACCaacaccagtcaggcttcaaggcgggcctttccacagaaactgctctccttgctgtcaGCAACCACTGTCAGAaccgcctctctctcttctgtcctcatccttctggacctttctgctgcatttgtcacagtaaaccaccagatcctacAGACACTCCAGATCCTACAGGCACGTATCTCTGCCTGCCTGACTCTCTCAGTGGATGCCCgctcaccatctgaaaatcaacccaggacctgactgttaactttggtaACTCTGTGTtgacgcccactctgactgccaggaacctcggcgtgatgCCTGACAGACAACTCTCCCTggctgccaacatcacagcgacaacaccatcctgtaggtacacgctgtacaacatcaggagaatactttaggctcttgtcatctcccgcctttattattgtaactctctcctggcaggtctccctgctgccgccattcgaacCTCAGCAACTCattcagaatgcagcagctcgactggtcttcaaccttcctaaattctctCACACCACTCCActcctccgttctcttcactggttaccagtggctgcccgcatccagttcaaaacattggcgctcacgtaccatgctgtgaatggatcgggaccagtttacatccaggacatggtgaaaccctacatcccaacccgcacactccgatctgcatctgccaagctgcttgttcctccctcactgagagaaaagcactcggcgagatcgcgactctttgctgtcctggctcccagatggtggaatgagccccgtgatgacatcaggactccGAGAGAGCGTTTACATCTTcagccgcaaactaaagacacacctcttcagacgacacctcgactaaaaacactaacaaattgcaGCACTTTCATtgattgtacttataatggctcttatctatagcaagttgtaaatcggcttatttaataaaattgcactttgttgtctcttgttcttttgagtttgtatccttatgattgaaatgcacttattgttagtcgctttggacaaaagcgccagctaaatgacatgtaatgtaatgtaataaaacatgaaatagtaGCGGTCacttcattattcatttaatgAGACCAATCACAACTTTACGTTTGTATTCCGTATGAATCCAGTTTTATGACTTACCAAGAATGTGTCCTGGTGCTTGGATTTCAGCATTGAGGCCACTTCCTGCAGGTGTCTGCGGTAGTGCTGCTCTTCCAGGTCGGGCAGGAAGAAGACGGAGATGATTCGCTCCGTGATGTAGGTGAGATCAAAATCGTAGTGACGCTCCATCACATCCTCCATCGCTTTTTCCATACTTTTACTCCTGGACATTGTGCGTCATTAGGTTCCTTGAAGTTAATTATACCCTGTATATGTATTTCTGTGCACCcattttacatataaaatataattttctGTTGTTGCACGTTTGATTCAAGCTCCTTGGTACCTCGGTAGGGAGCCTCTCTTCTTCTGTTGTGTAGATTTAGTGGAGCCGTGCTGAGAAACCATAAGAAGAGAGTAACTCTACTGTAATGATTATTTAGATAACATAGTATTAAACGACTTGTACACACTCACCAGGTCGGGCGCTGAGGTACAAGTGGGAGTCACCTGAAAGAAAAGGAGCACATGATTGCACTCAGTACACAaccatgtacacacacataccggTAACGAACCAGCACATGCCGaatcatgtgtttgtttaaatgctcTTGTtcctccttcagcagcagggacacagggacacaggATGAGGAGAGAGGATGAACAGCTCATGGTGAGAATGATGCAGTTCATTCTCATTTTATCAGTCTTTATCTGCTGCAGCTCCTTTGAAAAAGAGGCTGTCAGTACAGATCTGAACGTTCACCATGATGACTTCGGGATGatgtcagaaacacacacactggtgcacGCTAACAGACATTCATGAAAGGCAAGAAGAAGCTTCTGCACACATGTCTACAGAAGACTTCTTTGAGTTCTTCTTTTGCACACTGTGTAAATGATGTTTATTGAGCTGCCCAGGCAACTAAATCAGAAGAGTGGTTCAGTATAATATATAGATTtactaaataaaaatgatttgagtGTGTTTGCGTGGTAAAGAAGGAGAGGACCAAGAGGGATGCAATTTACAGGAGGAAGTCTCTGCATGTGGCACTCAGTCCTTGTATTGCAGCCAATGGTAAATTGTCAAAACTACAAACACATGTATACACAGAGAAATATTCAGAGGGAAGCGGAGATGACTCAAACCGGCTATAGTCATTACCTTTGGACCGTTATGTATGAGGATAACAGTTGACCCTGAAGCTACTAAAAACGTCCATATCTGTGCATCTGTGCATCTTTCTGACTCATTTAATGGTCTCGTGATGAAAAAGTGAAATTGTATTGAATAATCAAGAAACACATTGATAAATTCAACTTAACTAAAGGAAAATTAGCTGACAAAAGTCAGTGTTGCAGCTTATTTACAGGCTCTGACTGTAAACCTTGACAGGTCACACCTCTGTCAACCTATAACCTTTGAACTATTCCATGA
Encoded here:
- the LOC119194055 gene encoding tensin-2-like isoform X4, which gives rise to MEKAMEDVMERHYDFDLTYITERIISVFFLPDLEEQHYRRHLQEVASMLKSKHQDTFLLLNLSEKRHDITRLNPKVQDYGWPDVHAPPLDRICAVCKAMETWLTSDPNNVVVLHCKGNKGKTGVIVAAYMHYSKISAGADQALTTLAMRKFCEDKVSSSLQPSQNRYIYYFGGLLSGTIKMNSSALFLHQILIPSLPNFQAGGGFYPFLKIYQSLQLVYTSGVYDPQSSRARKLCVTMEPALLLKGDIMVKCYHRRSQAAEREVVFRVQFHTCTVHGAQLWFGKTELDLACTDDRFPPDATVEFIFSNGPDKIKGQEYRKNDASVKVDYNISEPVVRWDSYENFNLHHQDSIENISHTRGPLDGSLYAQVRKRRGPGSTASAASPNGCLTSSPTVKPQAPSQPQPITNNPNLSHSSVPSDHLKQPSLTTMRPDGEHTDRPSMRGGGGDGAKEKRRGKEKDRETAILDDGDPPIPAGLRREHSCCGQAGAKCGDGGREREREPCLSDAHYLGRCNVTKKNPKSQTLPALPTKSVSPPPHSTHVEICHRHSVHPLQQLPWERPAPPPPLPCLLRPCYPYSNPDHTHPHSHTLPGLNRLCTGEECHLLRYSNRNPASHLSHPSLPSSPYREMFFSSPTQSSGCPCRDCTSRREHQSASVRAFHPLHPDQTENPQWSQGAGMQRTREAPPLWESENPWESASEAEFWQCKPAEPAFRVCHSTLDQSPNMEPRYAIGPHQGYPCPQSLIDVRDGASSGYHTPPQPRHSCPCSPYQSSPAASHESRGYASGYHSGSTSPLPASSPSPVRGRLPDTPCGSADQQHSEHHKDHMADVEDAQGSEGRLDSNGQSSTPGLDSDHDYTIIGSSSPTHTEDSVTADIPPQHHEPSRDLESSANSDQAITPIPRETQTQSSNVSINSTKPSSEQSLSSDGELGEAKIPGSAEGSRQSQTSSYASVIIPPVQVQLNGSALSSDSSSDCSRGASMKPSGSTSSNPSTTSPHSPIGSPDLQASLQCSTSATDAAGESLTPERDRSNDSKPPSPVSDGYQTPTFPLASNYYPLLNAPHVPYTGYTAITIPAAQPPLPEKKRLSSTPGYLNGHNALLRVSSAPSPTHHVTFCPSSGDQRRGSSLHNCREEEADIRVNAKFVQDSSKYWYRPGISRDQAIAVLKDKGPGTFLIRDSNSFQGAYGLALKVATPPPNANMAVSKGDPVEQLVRHFLIETGPRGVKIKGCQNESYFGSLSALVYQHSITPISLPCALRVPDKDLVGELQEMQSATNTSTAADLLKQGAACNVLYLNSLETESLTGPEAILKATKCTLALSPRPVATVVHFKVSSQGITLTDSKRRLFFRRHYPINSVTFSSLNPQDQRWTNSDSTSSRMFGFVARQTGSSTENVCHLFAEMDPEQPAVAIVNFINKVMLGPQLRR